The Pirellulales bacterium genome window below encodes:
- a CDS encoding CvpA family protein yields MLNLIILAIFAICVAFIFNEGMWGACLMFCNTLMAAVLASNLFEPVANRLEGMWPGLTYFCDFIAVWLVFVVSLVVFRLSTDLFSRHRMRFKKVVDVTGGVIFAIGVGWIMVQFTLFTMHLAPLERNFLGFQESPETRMFFGLGPDRNWLAFMHEISSGSALSRTPSPGDPDAHVFDPRGDFILRYGQRRKDFEAQTSLSVGP; encoded by the coding sequence ATGCTTAATTTAATCATCCTGGCCATTTTCGCCATCTGCGTGGCCTTCATTTTCAACGAAGGCATGTGGGGCGCTTGTTTGATGTTCTGCAACACGCTCATGGCAGCGGTGCTGGCCTCCAATCTTTTCGAACCAGTCGCCAATCGGCTGGAAGGCATGTGGCCCGGCCTCACTTATTTCTGTGATTTTATCGCCGTCTGGCTCGTCTTTGTCGTGTCTTTGGTGGTATTTCGTTTGTCCACCGATTTGTTCTCTCGCCATCGCATGCGGTTCAAAAAAGTGGTCGATGTTACCGGCGGTGTCATTTTTGCCATCGGCGTGGGCTGGATCATGGTCCAATTCACTTTGTTCACCATGCATCTGGCCCCCCTGGAGCGTAACTTTCTGGGTTTCCAGGAATCGCCGGAAACTCGCATGTTTTTCGGGTTGGGCCCTGACCGAAACTGGTTGGCCTTTATGCACGAAATCAGTAGCGGCAGCGCCTTGTCGCGCACCCCGTCCCCCGGTGACCCGGATGCCCACGTGTTTGATCCGCGGGGCGATTTCATTCTAAGATATGGTCAGCGGCGCAAAGACTTCGAAGCCCAAACCAGCCTGAGCGTCGGACCGTAA
- a CDS encoding ATPase, T2SS/T4P/T4SS family gives MSRWAALIFGCVALAIIFWSPPRAPAQPPVDAPAVQPEAGKGWPHYPLPAATQFGKDPSLGRGQGFYLSLSRFFLMWILFLLWVKTADWVSQDCLRLDMTYMVWNSVMFGPFVAAFFLMWLLPWFEVAYPLMAVAYLAPLGVYIIIRNKGVDSHQRVLTPDHLRHVFAAVAGKVGVKVSTERQLDHEKGAPVKFKATAGGGRDGEANLLLARRSPGYVASKDLVADMLDRRGDAIMLECTAANVGVRFQIDGVWHNVDPRDNNSGNMIVAVLKTMAGLDANERAKRQSGTLAADYQGHHYFCKLQSVGVENGERVVAHFHPTKAPVHTLEELGLRAKTQEQLKQLLARTSGFVVFSSMPYGGLSNLFDAALKVCDRYVRDFAAVEDVNNREHEIENLQVTTYNAAAGETPVPALEKIIRTYPNALVVRSLTDGPTAKLLCEQVKEDRLILAGMRSKDAPETLLRVLLLKVPPKDFVNAVSGVICVRLVRKLCDACKEGYPAPAEILQQFGIPPGKVQTLFRTPSQVDPKKPCPQCQGIGYKGRTGLFELLVVDDGVREVLMKSPKLDLVRAASRKGGMKTFQEEGLVLVVKGVTSLLELQRVLKG, from the coding sequence ATGTCACGTTGGGCAGCGCTGATTTTTGGTTGCGTGGCCTTGGCCATCATATTTTGGTCGCCACCACGCGCGCCCGCTCAGCCTCCGGTCGATGCACCGGCCGTCCAGCCCGAAGCAGGCAAAGGTTGGCCCCATTATCCGCTCCCCGCGGCTACCCAGTTTGGCAAAGACCCCAGCCTGGGACGCGGCCAGGGATTTTATCTCAGCTTGTCCCGTTTCTTTCTGATGTGGATCTTGTTTTTGCTCTGGGTGAAAACTGCCGACTGGGTCAGCCAGGATTGCCTGCGGCTGGACATGACTTACATGGTCTGGAACAGTGTCATGTTTGGTCCGTTTGTGGCCGCATTTTTTTTGATGTGGCTCTTGCCCTGGTTCGAAGTGGCTTATCCCCTCATGGCCGTGGCTTATTTGGCGCCGTTGGGTGTTTACATCATCATCCGCAACAAGGGCGTCGATTCGCACCAACGTGTGTTAACGCCCGATCATTTGCGGCACGTCTTCGCCGCCGTCGCCGGCAAAGTCGGTGTGAAAGTTTCCACCGAACGGCAGCTTGACCATGAAAAAGGAGCGCCCGTTAAGTTTAAAGCCACGGCCGGCGGCGGACGCGACGGCGAAGCGAACCTCTTGTTGGCACGCCGCTCCCCAGGCTATGTCGCCAGCAAAGACCTGGTCGCCGATATGCTCGATCGGCGGGGCGATGCCATCATGTTGGAATGCACCGCCGCAAATGTCGGCGTGCGCTTCCAAATCGACGGCGTGTGGCACAATGTCGACCCGCGCGACAACAACTCCGGCAATATGATTGTGGCCGTGCTCAAAACCATGGCCGGCCTCGATGCCAACGAACGCGCCAAGCGCCAAAGCGGCACCTTGGCCGCCGATTACCAGGGTCATCATTACTTTTGCAAGCTCCAAAGCGTAGGCGTAGAAAACGGCGAGCGGGTTGTTGCCCATTTCCATCCCACGAAGGCCCCGGTTCACACCTTGGAAGAATTGGGCCTGCGCGCCAAAACACAGGAACAATTGAAACAATTGCTCGCGCGAACGTCCGGGTTTGTCGTCTTTAGTTCGATGCCGTACGGCGGATTGAGTAATTTGTTCGACGCCGCGCTGAAAGTCTGCGACCGTTACGTCCGCGATTTCGCCGCCGTCGAAGACGTCAACAATCGTGAACACGAAATCGAAAATCTCCAGGTCACCACATACAATGCGGCGGCCGGAGAAACACCAGTGCCGGCCTTGGAAAAAATTATTCGCACGTATCCCAACGCCCTGGTGGTCCGAAGCCTGACCGACGGCCCTACCGCCAAGCTGTTGTGCGAACAAGTCAAGGAAGATCGGCTCATCCTTGCCGGCATGCGCTCCAAAGACGCCCCGGAAACCTTGTTGCGCGTGTTGCTCTTGAAAGTGCCCCCCAAAGATTTTGTAAATGCCGTCAGCGGCGTCATCTGCGTCCGATTAGTGCGCAAACTGTGCGACGCCTGCAAGGAAGGCTATCCGGCGCCGGCCGAAATCCTGCAGCAGTTCGGCATCCCGCCGGGGAAAGTCCAAACCTTGTTTCGCACCCCGTCCCAGGTCGATCCGAAAAAGCCCTGCCCCCAATGCCAGGGAATCGGTTACAAAGGACGTACCGGGCTGTTCGAACTGCTGGTCGTCGACGACGGCGTCCGCGAAGTCCTTATGAAAAGCCCTAAACTCGATTTGGTCCGCGCCGCATCTCGCAAGGGCGGCATGAAAACGTTTCAGGAAGAAGGTCTGGTTTTGGTCGTAAAAGGCGTCACGTCGCTGTTGGAATTACAACGGGTGCTGAAAGGATAA